A region of Deltaproteobacteria bacterium DNA encodes the following proteins:
- the grxC gene encoding glutaredoxin 3 — protein sequence MKDVTIYTTTYCPYCTRAKKLLARKGVAFNEIDVTGDDAMRAKLVEMSDGMKTVPQIFIGGAHVGGFGDLAELEEEGKLDAMLADSQS from the coding sequence ATGAAGGACGTGACCATCTACACCACGACTTACTGCCCCTACTGCACGCGGGCCAAGAAGCTCCTCGCGCGCAAGGGGGTGGCCTTCAACGAGATCGACGTCACCGGCGACGACGCCATGCGCGCCAAGCTGGTGGAGATGAGCGACGGCATGAAGACCGTGCCCCAGATCTTCATCGGCGGCGCCCACGTGGGCGGCTTCGGCGACCTGGCCGAGCTCGAGGAAGAGGGCAAGCTCGACGCGATGCTTGCCGATTCGCAGAGCTGA
- a CDS encoding transglycosylase domain-containing protein, whose amino-acid sequence MRARIERAALALGFAPVLAAVAFVAWPLPSKLLDRERLVSLQIADREGGTLRELRSLDDGRSVALPDETVPPRLAQAFIAAEDHRFGHHPGVDVLGIARAAEQDLRAGRIVSGASTIPQQLARMLVPRPRTLAGKVMEALWAIRLTLHLPRERVLLEYANRVALGESTFGAEAASQLYFGRSARTLSAGQAALLAGLACNPESHDPYRHPEAAKSRMKRVLQQMAALGFLNAEQLRVAVDAPVDLVPPERAFRSPHFVNGLVSSLPRLGLHEARRIDTTLDPALQADVEDAVHATVAELGGHQVSEAAAIVVDNATGEVLAYVGSADYLDWDHGGANDGVRALRQPGSALKPFAYGLALANGHTPAEVLGDVETHLATPTGDYVPRNYDRRVHGPVRLRAALQNSYNVPAVRIAETLGTDRVLRTLQRAGFESLDHDPSYYGVGLVLGDGDVSLWELARAYRGLANGGVVGPLVPVRRAVDAFGQPLPITPELTPHRFLPADATNLLTDILSDEAARAPAFGLDNALRLPFPVAAKTGTSRAYVDNWTAGFTRERTVAVWVGNFDGRPMRGVSGITGAGPLFKRVMVRAMRGVDPKPLVNRERLTEAEICPLSGKLAGPACPGHFKERFLPGTAPKETCGMHRLSGDGQAQLDVGPEFYAWAEGEGLSTNPSVGGASGVTLLSPVDGDEYLAEPGLPQGAQSIPVRALVDGAGALVLRVDGVERPFARPFVTRVEAKPGPHTLELVRDGATIATAHYRVRGGDRLALGPPQR is encoded by the coding sequence ATGCGCGCGCGGATCGAAAGAGCGGCCCTCGCGCTGGGCTTCGCGCCGGTCCTCGCGGCCGTGGCGTTCGTGGCCTGGCCGCTGCCGTCGAAGCTGCTCGATCGCGAGCGGCTGGTGTCGCTCCAGATCGCCGATCGCGAAGGCGGGACGCTGCGCGAGCTGCGCTCGCTCGACGATGGCCGCTCGGTCGCGCTCCCCGACGAGACCGTGCCGCCGCGGCTCGCGCAGGCCTTCATCGCCGCCGAGGATCATCGCTTCGGGCACCACCCCGGCGTGGACGTCCTCGGCATCGCGCGCGCGGCGGAGCAGGACCTTCGCGCAGGCCGCATCGTGAGCGGCGCGTCGACGATTCCCCAGCAGCTCGCGCGCATGCTCGTGCCGCGGCCGCGCACGCTCGCGGGCAAGGTGATGGAGGCGCTCTGGGCCATTCGGCTCACGCTGCACCTGCCGCGTGAGCGCGTGCTGCTCGAGTACGCGAACCGCGTGGCGCTGGGGGAGTCGACGTTCGGCGCCGAAGCAGCGTCGCAGCTCTACTTCGGCCGCAGCGCGCGCACCCTCTCGGCAGGCCAGGCGGCGCTGCTCGCGGGCCTGGCGTGCAACCCCGAGTCGCACGATCCCTATCGGCATCCCGAAGCGGCGAAGTCGCGCATGAAGCGGGTGCTCCAGCAGATGGCCGCGCTGGGCTTCTTGAATGCCGAGCAGCTCCGCGTGGCCGTGGATGCACCCGTGGACCTCGTGCCGCCCGAGCGCGCCTTCCGCTCGCCGCACTTTGTTAACGGTTTGGTTTCGTCGCTCCCGCGGCTTGGGCTGCACGAGGCGCGGCGCATCGACACCACGCTCGATCCCGCGCTCCAGGCCGATGTGGAGGATGCCGTGCACGCCACCGTGGCCGAGCTCGGTGGACACCAGGTGAGCGAGGCGGCGGCGATCGTGGTCGACAATGCCACTGGCGAGGTGCTGGCCTACGTCGGCTCGGCGGACTACCTCGACTGGGATCACGGCGGCGCCAACGACGGCGTGCGCGCGCTGCGGCAGCCGGGCAGCGCGCTCAAGCCCTTCGCGTACGGGCTCGCGCTCGCCAATGGCCACACCCCCGCCGAGGTCCTCGGCGACGTGGAGACGCACCTGGCCACGCCGACCGGCGACTACGTGCCGCGCAACTACGACCGGCGCGTGCACGGCCCGGTGCGCCTGCGCGCGGCATTACAAAACAGTTACAACGTGCCGGCGGTGCGCATCGCCGAGACGCTCGGCACCGATCGTGTGCTCCGGACGCTGCAGCGGGCGGGCTTCGAGTCGCTGGACCACGATCCCTCGTACTATGGCGTGGGGCTCGTGCTCGGCGACGGCGACGTGAGCCTCTGGGAGCTCGCGCGCGCCTATCGCGGGCTGGCCAATGGTGGCGTGGTGGGTCCGCTCGTGCCCGTGCGCCGCGCCGTGGACGCGTTCGGGCAACCGCTGCCCATCACGCCCGAGCTGACACCGCATCGCTTCTTGCCGGCGGATGCAACCAATCTGTTAACAGACATCCTCTCCGACGAGGCCGCGCGCGCGCCGGCCTTCGGCCTGGACAACGCGCTCCGGCTGCCGTTCCCCGTGGCCGCCAAGACCGGCACCAGCCGAGCCTACGTGGACAACTGGACCGCGGGCTTCACGCGCGAGCGCACCGTGGCCGTGTGGGTGGGCAACTTCGACGGCCGGCCGATGCGCGGCGTCTCCGGGATCACCGGCGCGGGTCCGCTCTTCAAGCGCGTGATGGTGCGCGCCATGCGCGGCGTCGACCCCAAGCCGCTGGTGAACCGCGAGCGACTCACGGAAGCGGAGATCTGCCCGCTCTCGGGAAAGCTCGCCGGCCCCGCGTGCCCTGGCCACTTCAAGGAGCGCTTCCTGCCCGGCACCGCGCCCAAAGAGACGTGCGGCATGCATCGGCTCTCCGGCGACGGCCAGGCCCAGCTCGACGTGGGCCCCGAGTTCTACGCCTGGGCCGAGGGAGAAGGTTTGAGCACAAACCCATCCGTCGGCGGCGCGTCGGGCGTGACGCTGCTCTCGCCGGTCGACGGCGACGAGTACCTCGCCGAGCCCGGGCTGCCCCAGGGCGCGCAGTCCATCCCCGTGCGCGCGCTGGTGGACGGCGCGGGCGCGCTGGTGCTCCGCGTGGACGGCGTCGAGCGGCCGTTTGCTCGCCCGTTCGTCACCCGGGTGGAGGCGAAGCCCGGGCCGCACACGCTGGAGCTCGTCCGCGACGGCGCGACCATCGCCACCGCCCACTACCGGGTGCGCGGCGGAGACCGGCTCGCGCTCGGGCCCCCGCAACGCTAG
- a CDS encoding alpha-2-macroglobulin, whose translation MRLHHVVSLLCAVLALGAGCTCGKPPTPSGPVDAGGAAPAHPPVTLAPLPEAPKIQVEPEAVPGANGELAVVNARPTGDFEGALHPTITFSKPIVALGSVDDEKKIAAPANIEPHLEGTWRWLGSASVEFEPAGQVPYATEFKVTVPSGITALDGTVLKEPYTYTFNTPRPDVQDVTPFAGDAWITPDQQFTILLNQPVNDLLAHLKVTADGTPAKMVITKTVDIAEERRAEEKGRRYPRQPLGEESFRNRQTRYELKPAAPLPTNANVELSLDTGLRGADGPLTLPQPYSVKFKTYGPMKFLAATACYGTTGCSYGPVILKVTNQADTESLKAHLRVEPKVDIDWDHVDSTFNRWREGGQYVGLPGNWKPGQTYTLAIAAGALDVFKQPALAFKAQVRMNDVDPELSTGAEQALLEAKGDGALPLYSVNIDHADTRVWALGAPLAAQLLASDGFWNFDATVAKAFGGDLEAAHHVDQKLDLAHTKNQALWTPLKIREWLGEGQSNLFLVRVDSDELPPNHRAHYVMGQITDLAVHAKLGAAQSLVWVTSLSTGKPVGGATVTVLDRGGRSVWTGQSDADGLCDVPGLEQIIPHGKARRFYDEAPFAVVTAQKDGDLGLTASGWEGSANPYSFGVTPAWETSTPVTLAQAFTDRGIYRPGEAVELKGFFRDRVPGAIRNVGINLPVHIVITNPKGQKVSEQDVKTTAFGGFSGHAELGKDAPLGTYEVVATSARKDAPLSVTTSFRVEEYRAPQFQVDVSSPKPEVIAGEPLGATVLSRYLFGGAMAGAHVRWTAVRATTEFEPPNNPGFVFGPHAWWWNDDQPQPSSDVAGGGEADSDAQGNLAIDLGKAEAPGNKTYVYTVEAETTDVNRQRLANRTTITVHPAAVYPGLSSGEGFGEVNKPLKIEVVAVDPAGARTSGQKISVEVKRREWKSIKKKGVGGEWFTESEPVETDAAKCDVSTQTTPVDCTFTPQQPGLYLLEATATDSAGRSATTRSSVYAIGSGWVSWQRGDTDRIDLVADKAKYDVGDVAHVLVKSPYPEADAILTTEREGVLTRKRVHLSGAATALDVPIDEKMVPNVFVGLVLVRGRVPTADGVETGSDPGRPASRFGYIELPVEKKTKRLAVEITPDKPETKPRDTVNVSVKVTDSKGKPVHGEVALWAVDEGVLRLTNYQAPDPVEALHKPRGLSVRIAEPLIHLVEKQLYGEKGEAGGGGGDDATGSGFRSQFKTTVLFAPALETDANGVAHTSFQLPDNLTTYRLMAVAIDDGDRGGFGNSKVVVSKKLMALPALPRLARAGDEFEAGVVVHAHGSDVAEATVTAQAEGVTLQEPTSRTVALGDGKGHEVRFKFKAEKPGTATLRFKVTGGGDSDGVEQKIPIQLPTELEAVATYGDTKDQRVEGLVPPGGVRTDVGGLDVTLSSTILGGFNEGMRQLVEYPYGCVEQMSSRLIPFVALREIYGKFGGTWPVTDVDRKAQKDHEQWLALWLGDDSLEMFGLSDPDEVVKLTLGKIARMQNHDGGFRYWEGEGCSSDYASSYAVLALARAKDVGYPVDASSISAGQKFLQRVARGEPNRCYPFPAPPDPAERAFALYTLARTGNPQPSSYADLYANRKDLPLFAQAMLADAMFIGKGDRTQAKQLLSELMNRAQETPREVHFEEINARSYAAMWSSDTRTTAIILQTLTDLAPDHPYVAKIGNYLTKVRQGTGQFRNTQEAAFSLMALTEVVRTKEKDVPDYTAHVKLGAKELLTASFKGRTTTVQTQKVPITALGAAEAKQTFTFSKDGPGVLYYGALLRYAPAQMPLTPMDRGMVVQRWYEPYAGGGQSKSFFAGDLVRVRVRVATPQERNYVAVDVPLPAGLEIVDTSLASTAKLPDDSKDEGRNAGYQYDSDENQDSDDPEVDDTSPARLWEGQFWSPFNFTEKHDDRLTLFADHLPPGVHVSSFVARATTPGTFLDKPAHAEEMYTPEVFGRSEGGTFQVIDASTVAQK comes from the coding sequence ATGCGCCTTCACCACGTCGTTTCGCTGCTCTGCGCGGTCCTCGCGCTCGGCGCCGGTTGTACCTGCGGCAAGCCGCCCACGCCGAGCGGTCCCGTTGACGCAGGCGGCGCCGCGCCCGCCCACCCGCCGGTGACGCTCGCGCCGCTGCCCGAGGCGCCCAAGATCCAGGTCGAGCCCGAGGCCGTGCCCGGCGCCAACGGCGAGCTGGCGGTGGTGAACGCGCGGCCGACCGGCGACTTCGAGGGCGCGCTGCACCCCACGATCACCTTCTCCAAGCCCATCGTGGCCCTGGGCAGCGTGGACGACGAGAAGAAGATCGCCGCGCCCGCCAACATCGAGCCGCACCTCGAGGGCACCTGGCGCTGGCTGGGATCGGCGTCGGTGGAGTTCGAGCCCGCGGGCCAGGTGCCCTACGCGACCGAGTTCAAGGTCACCGTGCCCTCGGGCATCACCGCGCTCGACGGCACCGTGCTCAAGGAGCCGTACACGTACACCTTCAACACTCCGCGGCCCGACGTGCAGGACGTGACGCCCTTCGCCGGCGACGCGTGGATCACCCCGGATCAGCAGTTCACGATTCTGCTTAACCAACCGGTTAACGATCTGCTCGCGCACCTCAAGGTCACCGCGGACGGCACGCCCGCGAAGATGGTGATCACCAAGACCGTGGACATCGCCGAGGAGCGTCGGGCCGAGGAGAAGGGCCGCCGCTATCCGCGCCAGCCGCTCGGTGAAGAGAGCTTCCGCAATCGCCAGACGCGCTACGAGCTCAAGCCCGCTGCGCCACTGCCCACGAACGCCAACGTGGAGCTCAGCCTCGACACTGGGCTGCGCGGCGCCGATGGTCCGCTCACGCTTCCGCAGCCGTACTCGGTGAAGTTCAAGACCTACGGACCCATGAAGTTCCTCGCGGCCACGGCCTGCTACGGCACCACCGGCTGCTCGTACGGCCCGGTGATCCTCAAGGTCACCAACCAGGCCGACACAGAGTCGCTCAAGGCGCACCTCCGCGTGGAGCCCAAGGTGGACATCGACTGGGACCACGTGGACAGCACCTTCAACCGCTGGCGGGAGGGCGGGCAGTACGTGGGCCTGCCTGGAAATTGGAAGCCCGGACAGACCTACACGCTGGCCATCGCCGCTGGGGCGCTCGACGTCTTCAAGCAGCCCGCGCTCGCGTTCAAGGCGCAGGTGCGCATGAACGACGTCGACCCGGAGCTCTCCACGGGCGCGGAGCAGGCGCTGCTCGAGGCCAAGGGCGACGGCGCGCTGCCGCTCTACAGCGTGAACATCGACCACGCCGACACGCGCGTGTGGGCCCTGGGCGCGCCGCTCGCCGCACAGCTCCTCGCCAGCGATGGCTTCTGGAACTTCGACGCCACCGTGGCCAAGGCCTTCGGCGGCGACCTCGAGGCAGCGCACCACGTGGACCAGAAGCTCGACCTCGCCCACACCAAGAACCAGGCGCTGTGGACGCCGCTCAAGATCCGCGAGTGGCTCGGCGAAGGTCAGAGCAACCTGTTCCTGGTGCGCGTGGACTCCGACGAGCTTCCGCCGAACCACCGCGCTCACTACGTGATGGGCCAGATCACCGACCTCGCGGTGCACGCCAAGCTGGGCGCGGCGCAGAGCCTGGTGTGGGTGACCTCGCTGTCGACCGGCAAGCCCGTGGGCGGCGCGACCGTGACCGTGCTCGATCGCGGGGGCAGGAGCGTGTGGACCGGCCAGTCCGACGCCGATGGCCTCTGCGACGTGCCCGGCCTGGAGCAGATCATTCCGCATGGCAAGGCGCGCCGCTTCTACGACGAGGCGCCGTTCGCCGTGGTCACCGCGCAGAAGGACGGCGACCTCGGCCTCACCGCCAGCGGCTGGGAGGGCAGCGCCAACCCGTACAGCTTCGGGGTCACGCCGGCCTGGGAGACCTCCACGCCGGTGACGCTCGCGCAGGCGTTCACCGACCGCGGCATCTACCGTCCCGGCGAGGCCGTGGAGCTCAAGGGCTTCTTCCGCGACCGTGTGCCCGGCGCGATCAGGAACGTGGGTATTAACCTTCCTGTTCACATCGTCATCACCAACCCCAAGGGCCAGAAGGTCTCCGAGCAGGACGTGAAGACCACGGCCTTCGGCGGCTTCTCGGGCCACGCGGAGCTCGGCAAGGACGCGCCGCTTGGCACGTATGAAGTGGTGGCGACGTCAGCGCGCAAGGACGCGCCGCTGTCGGTGACGACGAGCTTCCGCGTGGAGGAGTACCGCGCGCCGCAGTTCCAGGTGGACGTGAGCTCGCCGAAGCCGGAGGTCATCGCCGGCGAGCCGCTCGGCGCCACGGTGCTCTCGCGCTACCTCTTCGGCGGCGCCATGGCCGGCGCCCACGTGCGCTGGACCGCCGTGCGCGCGACGACGGAGTTCGAGCCGCCCAACAACCCGGGCTTCGTGTTCGGGCCGCACGCCTGGTGGTGGAACGACGATCAGCCGCAGCCCTCGAGCGATGTGGCCGGCGGCGGCGAAGCCGACTCCGACGCGCAGGGAAATCTCGCGATCGACCTCGGCAAGGCGGAGGCGCCGGGCAACAAGACCTACGTGTACACCGTCGAGGCCGAGACGACCGACGTGAACCGCCAGCGCCTCGCGAATCGCACGACGATCACCGTGCATCCGGCGGCCGTCTATCCCGGCCTGAGCTCGGGCGAGGGCTTCGGCGAGGTGAACAAGCCCCTGAAGATCGAAGTTGTCGCGGTGGATCCCGCGGGCGCGCGCACCAGCGGACAAAAGATCTCGGTGGAGGTGAAGCGCCGCGAGTGGAAGTCCATCAAGAAGAAGGGCGTAGGCGGAGAGTGGTTCACGGAGAGTGAACCCGTGGAGACCGACGCCGCCAAGTGCGACGTGAGCACGCAGACCACGCCCGTGGACTGCACCTTCACCCCGCAGCAGCCCGGACTCTACCTGCTCGAGGCCACCGCGACCGATTCCGCCGGACGCAGCGCGACGACGCGGAGCTCGGTGTACGCCATCGGCTCGGGCTGGGTGAGCTGGCAGCGCGGCGACACCGATCGCATCGACCTCGTGGCCGACAAGGCCAAGTACGACGTCGGCGACGTGGCCCACGTGCTGGTGAAGAGCCCGTATCCCGAGGCCGACGCGATCTTGACGACCGAGCGTGAGGGCGTGCTCACCCGCAAGCGCGTGCACCTCAGCGGCGCAGCCACCGCGCTCGATGTGCCCATCGACGAGAAGATGGTGCCCAACGTGTTCGTGGGCCTGGTGCTCGTCCGCGGCCGCGTGCCCACGGCGGATGGCGTGGAGACCGGCTCCGATCCCGGCCGGCCTGCTTCACGTTTTGGTTACATCGAACTGCCAGTGGAGAAGAAGACCAAGCGGCTCGCGGTGGAGATCACCCCTGACAAACCCGAGACCAAGCCGCGCGACACCGTTAACGTTTCCGTTAAGGTCACGGACTCGAAGGGCAAGCCGGTACACGGCGAGGTTGCGCTCTGGGCCGTCGACGAAGGCGTGCTCCGCCTGACCAACTACCAGGCGCCGGATCCCGTGGAGGCGCTGCACAAGCCGCGCGGACTCTCGGTGCGCATCGCCGAGCCGTTGATCCACCTGGTCGAGAAGCAGCTCTATGGTGAGAAGGGCGAAGCAGGTGGCGGCGGCGGCGACGATGCCACCGGCTCGGGTTTCCGCTCGCAGTTCAAGACCACGGTGCTCTTCGCGCCCGCGCTGGAGACCGATGCGAATGGCGTCGCGCACACCAGCTTCCAGCTCCCTGACAACCTCACCACCTATCGCCTGATGGCCGTGGCGATCGATGACGGCGATCGCGGCGGGTTCGGCAACAGCAAGGTCGTGGTCTCCAAGAAGCTCATGGCGCTGCCAGCACTGCCGCGGCTCGCGCGCGCGGGCGATGAGTTCGAGGCGGGCGTGGTCGTTCACGCGCACGGCAGCGACGTCGCCGAAGCGACCGTGACCGCCCAGGCCGAGGGCGTGACGCTGCAGGAGCCGACGTCGCGGACCGTCGCGCTCGGCGATGGCAAGGGACATGAAGTGCGCTTCAAGTTCAAGGCCGAGAAGCCTGGAACCGCGACGCTGCGCTTCAAGGTCACGGGCGGCGGCGACAGCGATGGCGTGGAGCAGAAGATTCCCATTCAGCTTCCGACCGAGCTCGAGGCCGTCGCGACGTACGGCGATACGAAGGATCAGCGCGTGGAAGGCCTCGTGCCGCCGGGTGGCGTGCGCACCGACGTGGGCGGGCTCGACGTCACGCTGAGCTCGACGATCCTCGGCGGCTTCAACGAGGGCATGCGCCAACTCGTGGAGTATCCGTACGGCTGCGTGGAGCAGATGTCGTCGCGGCTGATCCCCTTCGTCGCGCTGCGCGAGATCTACGGAAAATTTGGCGGCACCTGGCCCGTCACCGACGTGGATCGCAAGGCGCAGAAGGATCACGAACAGTGGCTCGCGCTCTGGCTCGGCGACGATTCGCTGGAGATGTTCGGTCTCTCGGATCCCGACGAGGTGGTGAAGCTCACGCTCGGCAAGATTGCGCGCATGCAGAACCACGACGGCGGCTTCCGCTACTGGGAGGGTGAGGGCTGCTCGAGCGACTATGCGAGCTCGTATGCCGTGCTCGCCCTCGCGCGCGCGAAGGACGTGGGCTATCCCGTCGACGCGTCGTCGATTTCGGCGGGACAGAAGTTCCTGCAGCGGGTGGCGCGGGGCGAGCCGAACCGCTGCTACCCGTTCCCCGCGCCGCCGGATCCGGCCGAGCGCGCGTTCGCGCTGTACACGCTCGCGCGCACCGGCAATCCGCAGCCGAGCTCGTACGCGGATCTCTACGCGAACCGGAAGGACCTGCCGCTCTTCGCGCAGGCCATGCTCGCCGACGCGATGTTCATCGGTAAGGGCGATCGCACGCAGGCCAAGCAGCTCCTGAGCGAGCTCATGAACCGCGCGCAAGAGACGCCGCGCGAGGTGCACTTCGAGGAGATCAACGCGCGCAGCTACGCGGCCATGTGGTCGAGCGACACGCGCACCACGGCGATCATCCTCCAGACGCTCACCGACCTCGCGCCGGATCACCCGTACGTCGCCAAGATCGGGAACTATCTCACCAAGGTTCGCCAGGGCACCGGCCAGTTCCGCAACACGCAAGAGGCCGCGTTCTCGCTCATGGCGCTCACCGAGGTGGTGCGCACCAAGGAGAAGGACGTGCCCGACTACACCGCGCACGTGAAGCTCGGCGCCAAGGAGTTGCTCACCGCGAGCTTCAAGGGTCGCACCACGACGGTGCAGACGCAGAAGGTGCCCATCACCGCGCTCGGTGCTGCGGAGGCGAAGCAGACCTTCACGTTCAGCAAGGACGGCCCGGGCGTCCTCTACTACGGCGCGCTCTTGCGCTACGCGCCCGCGCAGATGCCGCTCACGCCCATGGATCGCGGCATGGTGGTGCAGCGCTGGTACGAGCCCTACGCCGGGGGCGGCCAGTCGAAGAGCTTCTTCGCGGGCGATCTGGTGCGCGTGCGCGTGCGCGTGGCCACACCGCAGGAGCGTAACTACGTGGCCGTCGACGTGCCGCTGCCGGCGGGCCTGGAGATCGTGGACACCTCGCTCGCGTCGACCGCGAAGCTGCCCGACGACTCGAAGGATGAAGGTCGGAACGCCGGCTACCAGTACGACTCCGACGAGAACCAGGACAGCGACGACCCCGAGGTCGACGACACCTCGCCTGCGCGGCTCTGGGAAGGCCAGTTCTGGAGCCCGTTCAACTTCACGGAGAAGCACGACGACAGGCTCACGCTCTTCGCGGATCATTTGCCGCCGGGCGTGCACGTCTCGAGCTTCGTCGCGCGCGCCACGACGCCGGGCACCTTCCTCGACAAGCCCGCACACGCCGAGGAGATGTACACGCCCGAGGTGTTCGGACGCTCCGAGGGCGGCACGTTCCAGGTGATCGACGCGTCGACGGTGGCGCAGAAATAG
- a CDS encoding 4-hydroxy-tetrahydrodipicolinate synthase, with protein sequence MLVLKGSMVAMATPFKNGALDEAAFATHARFLVDNGTSVLVPMGTTGESVTCSDAEQARAVRIAVENKGRAIVLGGAGSNDTAHAIHLVKGVRDAGADGTLVVTPYYNRPTQDGLVAHYKAIAKAHPGFPIVAYNVPSRTGVDLLPETCARLCEIPEVVGLKEATGNMARTVDIFEKCGDRLQLISGDDFTIAPFIACGGLGVISVSANIAPRQVADLCDAALAGKREAARDLQTRLNPLHRALFSEASPTPVKAGLSLMGRFTDEIRLPLLPMTEGPKAKLREAMKQLGIL encoded by the coding sequence ATGCTCGTGCTCAAGGGTTCCATGGTGGCGATGGCCACGCCGTTCAAGAACGGCGCGCTCGACGAGGCCGCGTTCGCCACGCACGCCAGGTTCCTCGTCGACAACGGCACCAGCGTGCTCGTGCCCATGGGCACCACCGGCGAGTCGGTGACCTGCAGCGACGCCGAGCAGGCGCGCGCGGTGCGCATCGCCGTGGAGAACAAGGGCCGGGCGATCGTCCTCGGCGGCGCGGGCAGCAACGACACCGCGCACGCCATCCACCTGGTGAAGGGGGTGCGCGACGCCGGCGCCGACGGCACGCTCGTGGTCACGCCGTACTACAACCGGCCCACGCAGGACGGCCTCGTCGCGCACTACAAGGCCATCGCCAAGGCGCACCCGGGCTTCCCCATCGTCGCCTACAACGTGCCCAGCCGCACCGGCGTCGACCTCCTGCCCGAGACCTGCGCGCGGCTCTGCGAGATCCCCGAGGTCGTCGGCTTGAAGGAAGCGACGGGCAACATGGCCCGCACGGTGGACATCTTCGAGAAGTGCGGCGATCGCCTGCAGCTCATCTCCGGCGACGACTTCACCATCGCGCCCTTCATCGCCTGCGGCGGCCTGGGGGTGATCAGCGTCTCCGCGAACATCGCGCCCCGCCAGGTGGCCGACCTCTGCGACGCCGCCCTGGCCGGCAAGCGCGAGGCCGCTCGCGATCTCCAGACGCGCCTCAACCCGCTGCACCGCGCGCTCTTCTCCGAGGCCAGCCCCACGCCGGTGAAGGCGGGGCTTTCGCTGATGGGCCGCTTCACCGACGAGATCCGCCTGCCGCTCCTGCCCATGACCGAGGGCCCGAAGGCCAAGCTGCGTGAGGCCATGAAGCAGCTGGGGATCCTCTAG